A stretch of the Lactuca sativa cultivar Salinas chromosome 9, Lsat_Salinas_v11, whole genome shotgun sequence genome encodes the following:
- the LOC111901718 gene encoding methyl-CpG-binding domain-containing protein 13: MSPVKSPQELSTPDIAKKDKLVVKKGEEEELPPGWKVEVKTRTGVNGIKKDRYYTDPATGYIFRSLVDVHRYLKTGDVGPRAKKPKITDKKIVEQIESKEQTIVSSSPLSETPNNNKRPLQDKSATRSKSELPQRASKRLARVTIDAPPPPPPSSSPLLEPKTSKATRLCGIKTDAPPPSPPVLKTRQAKRQAAMEIEAPVTPPPPPPPSSPPEPKTSPQVTARQAEESQTQPPVSLAISKEKDKKAEPQKIKDNDGIENADVASKRVVATQESLEKVKSKSNKNQESRTVSSHPIPEKQPVESESRIPIPIPMADSDSHSHHKKQESPVTNTNPGQESSINFCLNDFWTDPCIEFAVKTLTGAIPFGELNKVDNFPPSSSPLEVPMEELWTDPCIEFAVKTLTGAIPVVGEDQNPGNGIQDYLHHQPKTGNNNNNNKQLDSVGNFGLQKSGNLGFHQVNGNSNNGQCSRARFF, from the exons ATGTCGCCAGTGAAGTCGCCGCAGGAGCTCAGTACTCCGGATATTGCGAAAAAAGATAAG CTTGTAGTTAAGAAgggtgaagaagaagaacttCCTCCAGGGTGGAAGGTCGAAGTGAAAACACGAACAGGAGTAAACGGGATAAAAAAAGATCGG TACTACACAGATCCGGCCACCGGATACATATTCCGATCACTCGTAGATGTCCACCGCTATCTCAAAACCGGAGATGTGGGTCCACGAGCGAAAAAACCCAAAATCACCG ATAAAAAAATCGTTGAACAAATTGAATCAAAGGAACAAACGATTGTTTCTTctagtcctttgagtgaaactCCAAATAATAATAAGCGACCACTACAAGATAAATCAGCGACAAGAAGCAAGTCTGAGTTACCTCAACGTGCTTCAAAAAGACTAGCCAGAGTCACCATTGatgcaccaccaccaccaccaccatcatcatcaccactgCTGGAGCCTAAAACTAGTAAGGCTACACGATTATGCGGCATCAAAACTGatgcaccaccaccatcaccaccagtGCTTAAAACTAGACAAGCTAAACGACAAGCTGCAATGGAAATTGAAGCACCggtaacaccaccaccaccaccgccgccatcATCACCGCCAGAACCCAAAACCAGTCCTCAAGTTACCGCTAGACAGGCAGAGGAATCACAAACCCAGCCACCTGTTTCTTTGGCTATTTCAAAAGAGAAAGACAAGAAAGCTGAACCACAAAAGATCAAAGACAATGATGGAATTGAAAATGCTGACGTGGCATCCAAGCGTGTAGTAGCAACTCAAGAAAGTCTTGAAAAGGTTAAATCTAAGTCTAATAAGAATCAAGAATCACGCACTGTATCGAGCCACCCTATCCCTGAAAAGCAACCAGTGGAATCGGAATCACGGATTCCGATTCCGATTCCAATGGCTGATTCCGATTCCCATTCCCACCACAAGAAACAAGAATCACCTGTCACAAACACGAACCCGGGTCAAGAATCGTCTATAAACTTCTGTTTAAATGATTTTTGGACAGACCCATGTATCGAATTTGCTGTAAAAACACTAACAGGTGCAATTCCATTTGGGGAATTgaataaagttgacaactttccTCCATCATCTTCACCATTAGAGGTCCCCATGGAAGAGCTTTGGACAGATCCATGTATTGAATTTGCTGTGAAAACTCTCACAGGTGCAATTCCTGTTGTAGGGGAAGATCAAAATCCTGGAAATGGAATTCAAGATTATTTACATCATCAACCTAAAACagggaataataataataataataagcagTTGGATTCAGTTGGAAATTTTGGGTTACAAAAGTCGGGTAATCTTGGTTTTCATCAAGTTAATGGGAATAGTAATAACGGGCAATGTTCAAGAGCAAGGTTCTTTTAG